tatttataatttttaaatagatgAACTACAAACGCACCTATATTTCCAAATATTATTCCGTTCTCCGTGGATGCTACTTTCACGTTTGCTTTAATGCTCGCGAAGTCTCTTGTGGCAAGTACGATTGGCTGTGGCCTCTCCACCAGTTTTAGATCTCCCATTGTTGCTAGCTCTAAAGTGCAATTCTGCAGAGTATCTTTAGTTCGGTTAACAATTAACACATCGAGCACAATGTCGTACTGATTCACGTGAACCAGGGCTTCCGCATAAACAGGATCTGAAGAACCAGTCAGCTGAGTGACCTTGCTCAAAGCACTCGAAGCTGGCGCATCTCCACCGGCACCAGGTCTTCCAGCAACTGCTGCACTGAGGCTTTGTTCGAACATATCGCCAGCTCCACCAGTTAGGTCTGAACCACGGCTTAATTGCAAAAACTGTATCGCATCGTCTACTTGGACAATGCTGCCTGGTTTTTCTTTTGCCTGTGGACATTAGCAACcgaattaatttttgaacattttagtAAATTAAATGGACTTTTAATGCAACCTTTTGGTTCTGCGAGTCTTCTTCTGCCTTCGCTGTTAACATTCTACCAAGAGCATCACGGCAACCTTCGGTGAAAACTTTTTGAACGAGTGGCATCGGGCAAGCCAAGGACCTCAGACACAGAGATAATCGTTCAGCGTCGTCGTGTGTCATTGCTTTCGCAGGAAGACCCGAACGACCTAATTGCAATACACTAGACATCACCAACATCGCTTCGGCTTGCATGCGATTGCTCTTCTGAATGTCGTTTTCGAGACTTTTGTAGCGGAGCGCTAATTTTGCTAAAGTTGTGGCTAAAGAGGCACCAATAAAGAAGTCACCCTCCATCATATACTGAACCAATGCTGgtcgtttctcttcttttttccctatAGCcacaaagtaattttaaaataataatcttaTACCACTACGACACaaaataaattagaaaagaTAATTACGCGCAGATGCTGCACTGAATGCACTTTGAGTAGCATATGTTCCATCTGATGTGACTAACTGTGCTGGTGTAGCCTGAGTACTTCCATCTTCTGATTTTTCACCAGCCTGACGTTTATTTTCTGCTTCGAGTAACGGTAATTCTCCTAAGGCAGACCGTACGCGACTCATTACAGCCTCTATATCTTCCTTAGATGTCGCATATTCTCCAAGAATCCATAATGCTGCTCTGTGTACCTTCACGGACCTAATATGTGGAAATACCTGTAGACAAATGACAGAAATAGAATAGTCTGTTGAAGTATTAAATTGATGGCCAGTTGTTTGCAATATTTACTTCAAGAAGCTTTTCAACAATGAGTGGTCTCAGATTTTCAAATCGCTGAATCGCTTCGCGGACAAACACCAAAACGTCCGTAGCAGCGGCTTCGTTGTTTTCTGATAGAAAATCTGTTAATACGGGAATTACTGTAGCTGCTACATCTGAGAATTTAATGGAACAAGCGTGCAATGTTCGTACAAGCAGTTGCCGATATCTGCCGGCATCCTCATGTTCCCCACCAGCCGTTCTAAGTACTTCTTTCTTCAGaagctgaaccatttcttcgattgtacGAGTAGTTACCAAGTCCATAGCCAAAGCTAACGTTTTAGTTCTAACTTCTAAGGCTGGCGAACCTATTTAGAACGAATGAACATTTCTTTACCAACATTCTTATTGCTGGAAtgtaatttgtatatttgtttttaaataccCACCCAGAACTCTAAGTACATCCATAACTAGATCCTGGAGGACTCTTTCATAGACAGGGCTTTCTTTCATTGCAATTAAACGATCCAACACAATCAATTTTACATTATTGTCACTTTCTTTGACAACTAATTCAATGTAGCAAGAAGCTGCAGCTTTAATTGCTGTGGGGGCACTGGAGAGCGTCACCAATGTGCCAGCTGCTTCATAACGAACAGCAGCACTTGGAGAATTTAACAAACTATAAATGCATCTAATGAAGCGGGCCCTTTCTGAGGGATTTGCAAGACAAACCTGTCAACATTTAAACTCTAGAATATGAGATGAATTAAAAGCAGAAAATTCTGCAACATGTACATACCTTGTAAATTAATTCAACAATAACCAACTGCAGTATGTC
The sequence above is drawn from the Ptiloglossa arizonensis isolate GNS036 chromosome 1, iyPtiAriz1_principal, whole genome shotgun sequence genome and encodes:
- the Betacop gene encoding coatomer subunit beta; this encodes MSTIVEQPCYTLINIPTDSEPLNELQLKQDLEKGNVQTKIDALKKTIHMILSGERLPGLLMTIIRFVLPLQDHTIKKLLLIFWEIVPKTSPDGKLLQEMILVCDAYRKDLQHPNEFVRGSTLRFLCKLKEPELLEPLMPAIIACLEHRHSYVRRNAVLAIFTIYRNFEFLIPDAPELIAKYLEGEQDMSCRRNAFLMLLHADQSTALAYLASCLDQVPSFGDILQLVIVELIYKVCLANPSERARFIRCIYSLLNSPSAAVRYEAAGTLVTLSSAPTAIKAAASCYIELVVKESDNNVKLIVLDRLIAMKESPVYERVLQDLVMDVLRVLGSPALEVRTKTLALAMDLVTTRTIEEMVQLLKKEVLRTAGGEHEDAGRYRQLLVRTLHACSIKFSDVAATVIPVLTDFLSENNEAAATDVLVFVREAIQRFENLRPLIVEKLLEVFPHIRSVKVHRAALWILGEYATSKEDIEAVMSRVRSALGELPLLEAENKRQAGEKSEDGSTQATPAQLVTSDGTYATQSAFSAASARKKEEKRPALVQYMMEGDFFIGASLATTLAKLALRYKSLENDIQKSNRMQAEAMLVMSSVLQLGRSGLPAKAMTHDDAERLSLCLRSLACPMPLVQKVFTEGCRDALGRMLTAKAEEDSQNQKAKEKPGSIVQVDDAIQFLQLSRGSDLTGGAGDMFEQSLSAAVAGRPGAGGDAPASSALSKVTQLTGSSDPVYAEALVHVNQYDIVLDVLIVNRTKDTLQNCTLELATMGDLKLVERPQPIVLATRDFASIKANVKVASTENGIIFGNIVYDVSGAGSDRSVVVLNDIHIDIMDYIVPATCTDAEFRQMWAEFEWENKVSVNTTLSDLREYLAHLLKSTNMRCLTPEKALSGQCGFMAANMYAKSIFGEDALANMSIEKPLNKPYAPVVGHIRIRAKSQGMALSLGDKINSTQKGPQSKVVQAA